A genomic region of Acipenser ruthenus chromosome 9, fAciRut3.2 maternal haplotype, whole genome shotgun sequence contains the following coding sequences:
- the LOC131737995 gene encoding F-box only protein 36-like, whose protein sequence is MASLLKEDKLYETSQQAPSPCKDFYQLLVTKKEVVWRVWKVSNPYKRERAQPGEERKSHNDFLVDDHLQGHIKTVFGSEMLEYVMNLCQQRIDYLVRLPKSMATHILSFLDWEDIKSMSKTCKRFQQLCSSDGLWERAERLRCSSGSLMIEGVSSAIQKKLLIFHRRHALLNQARQQRRMSTKALN, encoded by the exons ATGGCATCGTTATTGAAAGAAGATAAACTGTATGAAACCAGTCAACAGGCTCCCTCCCCCTGCAAGGATTTCTATCAGCTTTTAGTTACCAAAAAAGAG GTGGTCTGGAGAGTTTGGAAGGTGTCTAATCCATACAAGCGCGAAAGGGCTCAGCCAGGGGAAGAAAGGAAATCTCACAATGACTTTCTAGTTGATGACCATTTGCAAG GACACATAAAGACAGTGTTTGGTTCAGAGATGTTGGAATACGTTATGAACCTCTGCCAACAGCGTATTGACTACCTTGTTCGACTGCCCAAAAGCATGGCTACACACATCCTCTCATTTTTGGATTGGGAAGATATTAAGAGTATGTCTAAAACCTGCAAAAGGTTTCAGcag CTATGTAGTAGCGATGGGTTGTGGGAGCGTGCTGAAAGGTTGCGTTGTAGCTCGGGAAGTCTGATGATTGAAGGGGTGAGTTCAGCAATACAAAAGAAGCTGCTCATTTTCCACAGACGACATGCTCTTCTGAACCAAGCAAGGCAGCAGAGGAGGATGAGCACCAAGGCATTGAATTAG